Proteins from one Catenuloplanes atrovinosus genomic window:
- a CDS encoding HSP90 family protein: protein MSNTFQVDLRGIVDLLSHHLYGSPQVYVRELLQNAVDAITAVRHAEPEHAGRVAIESADATGDGTLRISDNGIGLTEAQVHELLATIGRSSKRDDLGFARHEFLGQFGIGLLSCFLVADEIRVHTRRGDAAPVIWTGFSDGRYEVRPGPEREPGTSVTLIPRRGAETWLTGAEVTRLAALYGAMLPIEVTVDGERTTIGTPPWERRADRRESLLRYAESVLGFTPFDVIELHVPEAGLTGAAFVLPTPINPAVRGGHRVYLKRMLLAEAVEGLLPEWAFFARCVVDSTELRPTASREALYEDGLLETTREAIADQLRGWLVRLSSTDPRRLSEFLSIHHLGVKALALHDADMLRLVEQWWPMETNMGRTTLAEFRARHGVVRYAATLDEFRQLAAVAAAQDVGVVNGGYTYDTDIIERLPALDAEIRVERLEPTDLTTTFDALDRETELRLRPFLTGAQRRLDRLGCEVVVRAFEPASLPSLYLVSRAAAFHGEFTATREKADDLWGGVLDALASAAPPDRPQLVLNHRNPLVRRITALGDPELTALAVESLYGQALLLGYHPIRPADAALLNTSFLGLLGRAVPGSGDPA, encoded by the coding sequence GTGAGCAACACCTTCCAGGTGGATCTTCGGGGCATCGTCGATCTGCTGAGCCACCATCTCTACGGCAGCCCGCAGGTGTACGTGCGGGAGCTGCTGCAGAACGCGGTCGACGCGATCACCGCGGTGCGGCACGCCGAGCCCGAGCACGCCGGCCGGGTGGCGATCGAGTCCGCGGACGCGACCGGCGACGGCACGCTGCGCATCAGCGACAACGGCATCGGCCTGACCGAGGCGCAGGTGCACGAGCTGCTGGCCACGATCGGGCGCAGCTCGAAGCGGGACGATCTGGGCTTCGCCCGGCACGAGTTCCTCGGCCAGTTCGGCATCGGCCTGCTCTCCTGCTTCCTGGTGGCGGACGAGATCCGGGTGCACACCCGCCGTGGCGACGCGGCGCCGGTGATCTGGACCGGCTTCTCCGACGGGCGGTACGAGGTGCGTCCCGGCCCGGAGCGCGAGCCCGGCACGTCGGTCACGCTGATCCCGCGCCGCGGCGCCGAGACCTGGCTGACCGGCGCGGAGGTGACCCGGCTGGCCGCGCTCTACGGCGCGATGCTGCCGATCGAGGTCACGGTCGACGGCGAGCGCACCACGATCGGCACGCCGCCGTGGGAGCGGAGGGCCGACCGGCGCGAGAGCCTCCTGCGGTACGCGGAGAGCGTGCTCGGCTTCACCCCGTTCGACGTCATCGAGCTGCACGTGCCGGAGGCGGGCCTGACCGGCGCCGCGTTCGTGCTGCCCACGCCGATCAACCCGGCCGTGCGCGGCGGCCACCGGGTCTACCTCAAGCGCATGCTGCTGGCCGAGGCGGTCGAGGGCCTGCTCCCGGAGTGGGCGTTCTTCGCCCGGTGCGTGGTCGACTCCACCGAGCTGCGCCCGACCGCCAGCCGCGAGGCGCTGTACGAGGACGGCCTGCTGGAGACCACCCGCGAGGCGATCGCGGACCAGCTCCGCGGCTGGCTGGTGCGGCTGTCCAGCACCGACCCGCGCCGGCTCTCCGAGTTCCTCTCCATCCACCACCTCGGCGTGAAGGCGCTGGCCCTGCACGACGCGGACATGCTGCGCCTGGTCGAGCAGTGGTGGCCGATGGAGACGAACATGGGGCGCACCACGCTGGCCGAGTTCCGCGCGCGGCACGGCGTCGTCCGCTACGCGGCCACGCTGGACGAGTTCCGCCAGCTCGCGGCCGTGGCCGCGGCGCAGGACGTGGGCGTGGTGAACGGTGGTTACACCTACGACACCGACATCATCGAGCGGCTGCCCGCGCTGGACGCGGAGATCCGGGTCGAGCGGCTGGAGCCGACGGACCTGACCACCACGTTCGACGCGCTCGACCGGGAGACCGAGCTGCGGCTGCGCCCGTTCCTGACGGGGGCGCAGCGGCGGCTGGACCGGCTCGGCTGCGAGGTGGTGGTGCGCGCGTTCGAGCCCGCCTCGCTGCCGTCGCTGTACCTGGTGAGCCGGGCCGCCGCGTTCCACGGCGAGTTCACCGCCACCCGGGAGAAGGCGGACGACCTGTGGGGCGGCGTGCTGGACGCACTGGCGAGCGCCGCGCCGCCGGACCGCCCGCAGTTGGTGCTGAACCATCGCAATCCGCTGGTCCGCCGGATCACCGCGCTCGGCGATCCGGAGCTGACCGCGCTCGCGGTCGAGTCGTTGTACGGTCAGGCGCTGCTGCTCGGGTACCACCCGATCCGGCCGGCCGACGCGGCACTGCTGAACACGTCCTTCCTCGGCCTGCTCGGCCGAGCCGTCCCGGGATCGGGGGATCCGGCATGA
- a CDS encoding AbfB domain-containing protein has translation MTKRFALVAAARNGDRPALAELVAEQLPLVYNVIGRAVGAHADIDDAVRQTMHRVARELPDLRDPGAFRAWLLAHALRQATRVRRGGTRAPLPEDGDAPDPGADFVGLSIIRLGLSGQRRRLAEATRWLDGEHAVPLSLWWLEATGAISRSESAAALRLSLADAGARVDRMRAQLDVVRTLVSALRARPVCPGLRLVATGWDHRPGPVWRKRIFRHVENCPVCSGTAAHHIPAERLISGLALVPVPNTLLAALHADGLLPEPAGATVAVSRGTVYEPLELLAGPAELTPEPLPPVRRPSAVLVLAAVATMVVLVAGGALALTRAPENVAPVPVAADLPRRTLPASTADSEASPSASPSLSPSASPSPSASPSATPSSAPGVAEVAAPPAAPAESSPPPAAPPAPAPPRPSPTPAENQVTLRAVNYPDRYVRERGGYAVLEPGAATLTAVPGLADASCLSLRLPDGRYLRHYDYRLRASRPDGSALFRADATFCPRDGATDGSIMLRSYNYPNHVVRHRNFALYIDRPDGSRGFYRDASFVLG, from the coding sequence GTGACGAAGCGGTTCGCCCTGGTGGCGGCGGCGCGGAATGGCGACCGGCCGGCGCTGGCGGAGCTCGTCGCCGAGCAGCTGCCGCTCGTCTACAACGTGATCGGCCGGGCGGTCGGCGCCCATGCGGACATCGACGACGCGGTCCGGCAGACCATGCACCGCGTCGCCCGGGAGCTGCCGGACCTGCGCGATCCGGGCGCGTTCCGGGCGTGGCTGCTGGCGCACGCGCTGCGCCAGGCCACCCGGGTGCGCCGCGGCGGCACGCGCGCGCCGCTGCCGGAGGACGGCGACGCGCCGGACCCGGGCGCCGACTTCGTGGGGCTGAGCATCATCCGGCTCGGACTCTCCGGCCAGCGCCGGCGGCTGGCCGAGGCGACACGCTGGCTGGACGGCGAGCACGCGGTCCCGCTGTCGCTGTGGTGGCTGGAGGCGACCGGCGCGATCAGCCGGTCCGAGTCCGCGGCCGCGCTGCGCCTGTCGCTGGCGGACGCCGGCGCGCGCGTCGACCGCATGCGCGCGCAGCTCGACGTGGTGCGGACCCTGGTCAGCGCGCTGCGGGCGCGCCCGGTCTGCCCGGGTCTGCGGCTGGTCGCCACGGGCTGGGACCACCGGCCCGGTCCGGTCTGGCGCAAGCGGATCTTCCGGCATGTGGAGAACTGCCCGGTCTGTTCCGGCACCGCGGCCCACCACATCCCGGCGGAGCGGCTGATCAGCGGGCTCGCGCTGGTCCCGGTGCCGAACACGCTGCTCGCCGCGCTGCACGCGGACGGGCTGCTGCCCGAGCCGGCCGGCGCGACCGTGGCGGTGTCCCGCGGCACGGTCTACGAGCCGCTCGAACTGCTCGCCGGCCCGGCGGAGCTCACCCCGGAACCCCTGCCGCCGGTACGGCGCCCGTCCGCGGTCCTGGTCCTCGCCGCCGTGGCGACGATGGTGGTGCTGGTGGCGGGCGGCGCACTGGCGCTGACCCGCGCGCCGGAGAACGTGGCGCCGGTGCCGGTCGCGGCGGACCTGCCCCGGCGCACGCTGCCCGCGTCCACAGCGGACTCCGAGGCGTCGCCGTCCGCGTCGCCCTCGCTCAGCCCGTCCGCGTCGCCGTCGCCGTCGGCCAGCCCGTCCGCGACGCCGTCGTCCGCGCCCGGCGTGGCCGAGGTCGCGGCGCCGCCGGCCGCGCCGGCGGAGTCCTCGCCGCCGCCGGCCGCGCCGCCGGCACCCGCGCCCCCGCGGCCGTCACCCACGCCGGCCGAGAACCAGGTGACGCTGCGCGCGGTCAACTACCCCGACCGGTACGTACGGGAGCGCGGCGGTTACGCGGTGCTGGAACCGGGGGCGGCCACGCTGACCGCGGTCCCCGGGCTGGCCGACGCGTCGTGCCTGTCGCTGCGCCTGCCGGACGGGCGCTACCTGCGCCACTACGACTACCGGCTGCGCGCGTCCCGGCCGGACGGCAGCGCGCTGTTCCGTGCCGACGCCACGTTCTGCCCGCGGGACGGCGCGACCGACGGATCGATCATGTTGCGCTCCTACAACTACCCCAACCACGTGGTGCGCCACCGGAACTTCGCGCTCTACATCGACCGCCCGGACGGCTCCCGCGGCTTCTACCGCGACGCCTCGTTCGTGCTCGGCTGA
- a CDS encoding PP2C family protein-serine/threonine phosphatase: protein MVDDGVLGSERAAAIVQEVLDGIPAGWSWLVPMEGADGAVADFRIAAAGDRVPDIYHRGASRRDSTIATLYPTMVGGPLWQLYLRVLETGEPGELPDFGYAESRSGVVAHSVFGVSVRRVLGGLLVVWHREDEQLRRLAHTELIGNLGWSEYDLHTGRTSWSPGMYRIFARDPADGPLPRLEMAALMLPEDRGLAETAWQTLDSGATSDVTVRFRVGDDVKHLRILSDTAPDGDGRPVKIYAVVQDVTVRVDTRTEIERLSDQLRSREMTAIAEHRLAGQLQNMIQPVPREPFALAGLEVMVGYLPAERAVLVGGDWYHAQTLPDGLVALAVGDVAGHGLDAASGMAHLRFALVAWLSIGLRDPGVLLSHLNRLCLQLGITGTAIIALYDPAGRTLRWARAGHPMPLLSRDGGADEFDRPCGLLLGAAESAEYPVLTPVLRPDDVVLFYTDGLVERRAGDPAAQVLRVRDALAAAGPDLRRVHAALNEPSTFDDTCTLAVRVLP, encoded by the coding sequence GTGGTGGACGACGGCGTGCTCGGGTCGGAGCGGGCCGCTGCGATCGTCCAGGAGGTCCTCGACGGGATTCCGGCCGGCTGGTCGTGGCTGGTGCCGATGGAGGGGGCGGACGGCGCGGTCGCCGACTTCCGCATCGCCGCGGCCGGGGACCGGGTGCCGGACATCTACCATCGCGGCGCGAGCCGGCGGGACAGCACGATCGCCACGCTCTACCCGACCATGGTCGGCGGGCCGCTGTGGCAGCTGTACCTGCGGGTGCTGGAGACCGGCGAGCCGGGTGAGCTGCCCGACTTCGGCTACGCCGAGTCGCGGTCCGGCGTGGTCGCGCACTCCGTCTTCGGCGTCAGCGTGCGGCGCGTGCTGGGCGGCCTGCTGGTGGTGTGGCACCGCGAGGACGAGCAGTTGCGCCGGCTGGCGCACACCGAGCTGATCGGCAACCTCGGCTGGTCCGAGTACGACCTGCACACCGGCCGCACCTCCTGGTCACCGGGCATGTACCGGATCTTCGCGCGCGACCCGGCCGACGGCCCGCTGCCACGCCTCGAGATGGCCGCGCTCATGCTGCCGGAGGACCGCGGCCTGGCCGAGACCGCGTGGCAGACGCTGGACAGCGGCGCCACGTCCGATGTGACCGTGCGGTTCCGGGTCGGCGACGACGTCAAGCACCTGCGAATCCTGTCGGACACCGCGCCGGACGGGGACGGCCGGCCGGTCAAGATCTACGCGGTGGTGCAGGACGTCACCGTGCGGGTGGACACGCGCACGGAGATCGAGCGGCTCAGCGACCAGCTGCGCAGCCGCGAGATGACCGCGATCGCCGAGCACCGCCTCGCCGGCCAACTGCAGAACATGATCCAGCCGGTGCCGCGCGAGCCGTTCGCGCTGGCCGGGCTGGAGGTGATGGTCGGCTACCTGCCGGCCGAGCGCGCGGTCCTGGTCGGCGGCGACTGGTACCACGCGCAGACGCTGCCGGACGGGCTGGTCGCGCTCGCGGTCGGCGACGTCGCCGGGCACGGGCTGGACGCGGCCAGCGGCATGGCCCACCTGCGGTTCGCGCTGGTCGCCTGGCTCTCCATCGGGCTTCGCGATCCCGGCGTGCTGCTCTCCCACCTGAATCGGCTCTGCCTCCAGCTCGGCATTACCGGCACCGCGATCATCGCGCTGTACGACCCGGCCGGCCGTACGCTGCGGTGGGCCCGCGCCGGTCATCCGATGCCGCTGCTGTCCCGCGACGGCGGCGCCGACGAGTTCGACCGCCCGTGCGGGCTGCTGCTCGGCGCCGCGGAGAGCGCGGAGTACCCGGTGCTGACGCCGGTGCTGCGCCCGGACGACGTGGTGCTGTTCTACACCGACGGGCTGGTGGAGCGCCGGGCCGGCGACCCGGCCGCGCAGGTCCTCCGGGTCCGCGACGCGCTCGCCGCGGCCGGCCCGGACCTGCGCCGGGTGCACGCGGCGCTGAACGAGCCGAGCACGTTCGACGACACCTGCACGCTGGCGGTCCGCGTCCTGCCGTGA
- a CDS encoding S1 family peptidase, whose amino-acid sequence MRISRLIAAVGLVVAGLLAPSAAVAAPESDPEFGTLVVNGRPATENYSFMVYLSGCTGSLIKNNWAVTAAHCSTPSTVRVGSVNRTSGGTVVSVTRAISHPRIDVKLLQLGSAVSHAPAPIPTASGATGTATRIIGWGQTCPARGCGPVPTVAHELDTSIVADSRCSNIDAAYEICTNNPNGNAGACYGDSGGPQVRSVGGRWELIGVTSRAGNNNSTCATGPSIYGDLPSIRAWVNTQVGGLPA is encoded by the coding sequence ATGCGCATCTCTCGCCTCATCGCCGCCGTCGGCCTCGTGGTCGCCGGTCTGCTCGCGCCGTCCGCCGCCGTGGCGGCGCCGGAGTCGGACCCGGAGTTCGGCACGCTGGTCGTCAACGGGCGGCCGGCCACCGAGAACTACTCGTTCATGGTCTACCTGTCCGGCTGCACCGGCTCGCTGATCAAGAACAACTGGGCCGTCACGGCCGCACACTGCTCAACCCCCTCGACGGTACGGGTCGGGAGCGTCAACCGCACCAGCGGCGGTACGGTCGTCTCCGTCACCCGTGCGATCTCCCACCCCCGGATCGACGTCAAGCTGCTCCAGCTCGGCTCCGCGGTCTCGCACGCGCCCGCGCCGATCCCCACGGCGTCCGGTGCGACCGGCACCGCCACCCGGATCATCGGCTGGGGCCAGACCTGCCCGGCCCGCGGCTGCGGCCCCGTGCCCACGGTCGCGCACGAGTTGGACACCTCGATCGTGGCGGACAGTCGGTGCTCCAACATCGACGCCGCGTACGAGATCTGCACCAACAACCCGAACGGCAACGCCGGCGCCTGCTACGGCGACTCCGGTGGCCCGCAGGTCCGCAGCGTCGGCGGGCGCTGGGAGCTGATCGGCGTCACCAGCCGGGCCGGCAACAACAACTCCACGTGCGCCACCGGCCCGTCCATCTACGGCGACCTGCCGTCGATCCGGGCCTGGGTCAACACGCAGGTCGGCGGGCTGCCCGCCTGA
- a CDS encoding aldo/keto reductase, whose protein sequence is MIGFPVSPVSLGTSWLGNPAAPDGSPAPESAALARALLTGPSAVIDTSNNYAGGRSETALGRAVRELGLPAGKTVVTKVDADPVTGRFDRDRVWRSFEESTARLGLDRLPLLHLHDPYTITVEEAFAPGGAVQGLRELKEQGLAGAIGVAAGEIGLMTRYVTSGAFDVLLTHNRYTLVDRRAEPLIAEAVSRGMGVFNAAPFGGGLLAGRDTRYAYREASPELLAWVERARETCARFGVALPTAALHFSLRNPHVDSTIVGVSRVARIADLEAMRTAEIPDALWPELDALGTAPSTIED, encoded by the coding sequence ATGATCGGCTTCCCCGTCAGTCCCGTCAGCCTGGGCACGTCGTGGCTCGGCAACCCGGCCGCGCCAGACGGCTCGCCCGCGCCCGAGTCCGCCGCGCTGGCCCGCGCGCTGCTCACCGGCCCGTCCGCGGTGATCGACACGTCGAACAACTACGCCGGTGGCCGCAGCGAGACCGCGCTCGGCCGGGCCGTCCGCGAGCTCGGGCTGCCGGCCGGGAAGACCGTCGTCACCAAGGTCGACGCCGATCCGGTGACCGGCCGCTTCGACCGCGACCGGGTGTGGCGCTCGTTCGAGGAGAGCACCGCGCGGCTCGGCCTGGACCGGCTGCCGCTGCTGCACCTGCACGATCCTTACACGATCACGGTGGAGGAGGCGTTCGCGCCCGGCGGTGCCGTGCAGGGCCTGCGCGAGCTGAAGGAGCAGGGCCTGGCCGGCGCGATCGGCGTGGCGGCCGGCGAGATCGGGCTGATGACCCGGTACGTGACCAGCGGCGCGTTCGACGTGCTGCTCACGCACAACCGCTACACGCTGGTCGACCGGCGCGCCGAGCCGCTGATCGCCGAGGCCGTGTCGCGCGGCATGGGCGTCTTCAACGCGGCGCCGTTCGGCGGTGGGCTGCTGGCCGGCCGCGACACCCGCTACGCGTACCGTGAGGCCTCGCCGGAGCTGCTGGCCTGGGTCGAGCGCGCGAGGGAGACGTGCGCCCGGTTCGGGGTCGCGCTGCCCACGGCCGCGCTGCACTTCTCGCTGCGCAACCCGCACGTCGACTCCACCATCGTCGGCGTGAGCCGCGTCGCGCGCATCGCGGACCTGGAGGCCATGCGTACCGCCGAGATCCCGGACGCGCTGTGGCCGGAGCTGGACGCGCTCGGCACCGCGCCGTCGACCATCGAGGACTGA
- a CDS encoding STAS domain-containing protein, giving the protein MAFGARTSGGPTRTVVTLDGECDLAVREELTATLLAAVAAARTVVVDLLHVTFIDSTGVHSLVTAHHAALAAGGRLHVTNATGPVATVLDLTGVGPLLAEPGDTVG; this is encoded by the coding sequence ATGGCGTTCGGCGCGCGGACGTCCGGCGGTCCCACCCGGACGGTGGTGACGCTCGACGGTGAGTGTGATCTGGCGGTTCGGGAGGAATTGACCGCTACGTTGCTGGCCGCTGTCGCCGCGGCACGCACCGTGGTGGTCGACCTGCTGCACGTCACGTTCATCGACTCCACCGGCGTGCACAGCCTGGTCACCGCGCATCACGCCGCGCTCGCCGCCGGCGGCCGGCTGCACGTCACCAACGCGACCGGGCCGGTCGCCACCGTGCTCGACCTGACCGGGGTCGGCCCGCTGCTCGCCGAGCCGGGTGACACCGTTGGCTGA
- a CDS encoding cold shock domain-containing protein, producing the protein MTVDATVREWHADQGWGVLDSAETPGGCWAHFSAAATPGAARLAPGTPVRLDWESPGQDGYPFRAVRFWPAGSDPRDDPAAGPGAAYSSTLSLSFDDD; encoded by the coding sequence ATGACGGTGGACGCGACCGTCCGCGAGTGGCACGCGGACCAGGGCTGGGGCGTGCTCGACTCGGCCGAGACTCCCGGTGGCTGCTGGGCGCATTTCAGCGCCGCCGCGACGCCGGGCGCCGCACGGTTGGCGCCGGGCACGCCGGTCCGGCTCGATTGGGAGTCGCCGGGCCAGGACGGCTATCCGTTCCGCGCGGTCCGGTTCTGGCCGGCCGGGTCCGATCCGCGGGACGACCCCGCGGCCGGCCCCGGCGCCGCCTACTCCAGCACGCTCTCGCTCTCCTTCGACGACGACTAG
- a CDS encoding SigE family RNA polymerase sigma factor yields the protein MTMVSEAATALVDDTGPPTFESFYATHFQRLSLQLFAYTGDFGQAQDVVQEAFCRALPRWEKVSRYDDPFAWLRKVAWNLATSRFRRLRVQQAHVRRYREEHVDGPGPDRVALARALATLPEKQRRAVILYHLGDLSIAQIAEQEDVAEGTVKSWLHRGRTALAAQLTDA from the coding sequence ATGACGATGGTCAGCGAGGCGGCCACGGCATTGGTTGATGACACAGGGCCGCCGACGTTCGAGTCGTTCTACGCGACGCACTTTCAGCGGCTGTCACTCCAGCTCTTCGCGTACACCGGCGACTTCGGACAGGCGCAGGACGTCGTCCAGGAGGCGTTCTGCCGCGCACTGCCCCGATGGGAGAAGGTCTCCCGGTACGACGACCCGTTCGCCTGGCTGCGCAAGGTGGCCTGGAACCTGGCGACCAGCCGGTTCCGCCGGCTGCGGGTCCAGCAGGCACACGTACGACGCTATCGTGAGGAACACGTCGATGGGCCCGGTCCCGACCGGGTCGCGCTGGCCCGCGCGCTCGCCACTCTCCCGGAGAAGCAGCGGCGCGCCGTCATCCTCTACCACCTCGGCGATCTGTCCATCGCACAGATCGCCGAGCAGGAGGACGTCGCCGAGGGAACCGTCAAGTCCTGGCTGCATCGCGGCCGTACCGCCCTCGCCGCCCAGCTCACCGACGCCTGA
- a CDS encoding ATP-binding protein, which yields MTPLAEDGRMRYAVATDLAALRAFVAARAVALGLPEERAELLVLAVSELATNTLQHTGSGGEVTLHAARGRLTCDVVNQVRDGTAVPVLGRPMPAADALRGRGLAIVERICDEVETSVVAGSTRVRIHLDL from the coding sequence GTGACACCGTTGGCTGAGGACGGGCGCATGCGCTACGCGGTCGCGACCGACCTCGCGGCGCTGCGCGCCTTCGTCGCCGCCCGGGCCGTCGCGCTCGGCCTTCCCGAGGAGCGCGCGGAGCTGCTGGTTCTCGCGGTGAGCGAGCTGGCCACCAACACGCTCCAGCACACCGGCTCCGGCGGCGAGGTCACGCTGCATGCCGCGCGCGGCCGGCTGACCTGCGACGTCGTCAACCAGGTGCGCGACGGCACGGCCGTGCCGGTCCTCGGCCGCCCGATGCCGGCGGCGGACGCGCTGCGTGGTCGCGGCCTCGCGATCGTGGAGCGCATCTGTGACGAGGTGGAGACGTCCGTGGTCGCCGGCAGCACGCGGGTGCGCATCCACCTCGACCTGTGA